In a single window of the Xylanimonas protaetiae genome:
- a CDS encoding TM0106 family RecB-like putative nuclease: MYLIGDDVVLSASDLTAAATCEHAFLRTLDVRLGRAEALDVPDDPMLARTASLGEAHELRLLAAYEERFGTAHGPGSGVGVVAVERPALRDPDAVAAALAATRAAFDDGADVVYQAMLAESPATRADGVRRPGFVGFADFVVRQADGRYRIQDSKLARHAKVTALLQLAAYAGRLRALGVEVDDEVDLILGDGSVSTHRLADIEPVYRLRRAHLERLVVEHLAEEGAAAWGDPRYAACGRCAVCDAEVAAHRDVLLVAGLRLTQRARLAAAGITTIDGLAASDGLVEGIGAATLTALREQAALQLESERGDGAVHVPAVRVVDAGGLAVVPEPSAGDVFFDFEGDPLYTEGAATQWGLDYLFGLVEADGTFRAWWAHSFAEERVALRGFLDYLRERRAQHPDLHVYHYASYERTHLLSLAARHGVGEEEVDQLLREHVLVDLYPVVRRAVRVGSRSYSIKKLEPLYMGDDLRGGDVQTAAASIEEYAAARDAVLRGDAAQGQKMLDAIADYNAYDCRSTLRLRDWLRGLAHAHGVVPLGAPDDAPGPAVDDSPLADRLAALAGDPLDPDRSADQRALGLAAAAIDYHRRESKSFWWGHFARLVEPPAAWLDTRDVLRVDGVRVVRGWTVEGRQKNPRRVLELRGEWAPGSRPSTSANPGPYLLYEHPGPYPSPTADPGARSALRVRVLEVVDDATVLVEEGLPGGADPHDAVPIALTPASPPDTRTLAAAVAEWAARLVDVGGASDPGGGARWPRDAVVDVLRRTPPRTRSGALAAVLPGPGPGGDGDGDHIAAVVASVLDLDDSYLAVQGPPGTGKTYLAARVIRTLVERHRWRVGVVAQSHAVVENVLDGVVRAGLDPGLVGKEPSDAEADVAFTAVPRKGYAAFADEHATSGFVLGGTAWDFAAADRVPRRSLDLLVVDEAGQYALGTTIAASVAARNLLLLGDPQQLPQVSQGTHPEPVDTSALGWVADGHDVLPAELGYFLAASRRMHPAVARPVSELSYEGRLHSHATASQRWLEHVTPGLHLRRVRHEGRSTASPEEAAEVVEIVRSLVGKRWDSGAGGLPVTSADGGRSLTRSDGGRLLTAADVVVVTPYNAQVQCVREALDAAGFDAARIGTVDKFQGQEAAVAIVSLAASDAAEVPRGMEFLLMKNRLNVAISRAQWAAYLVWSPALLDHLPATPQALAQLSAFARLVGA, encoded by the coding sequence GTGTACCTGATCGGCGACGACGTCGTCCTCTCCGCGAGCGACCTCACCGCGGCCGCGACGTGCGAGCACGCGTTCCTGCGCACGCTCGACGTGCGGCTCGGCCGGGCCGAGGCGCTCGACGTCCCCGACGACCCGATGCTCGCCCGCACCGCGAGCCTCGGGGAGGCGCACGAGCTGCGGCTGCTCGCGGCGTACGAGGAGCGGTTCGGGACGGCGCACGGGCCCGGCTCCGGCGTCGGCGTCGTCGCGGTCGAGCGGCCCGCGCTGCGCGACCCGGACGCCGTCGCCGCGGCGCTCGCGGCCACGCGGGCGGCGTTCGACGACGGCGCCGACGTCGTCTACCAGGCCATGCTCGCGGAGTCGCCGGCCACCCGTGCGGACGGCGTCCGGCGGCCAGGGTTCGTCGGGTTCGCCGACTTCGTCGTGCGGCAGGCCGACGGGCGCTACCGGATCCAGGACTCCAAGCTCGCGCGGCACGCGAAGGTCACGGCGCTGCTCCAGCTCGCCGCCTACGCCGGGCGGCTGCGAGCGCTCGGCGTGGAGGTCGACGACGAGGTCGACCTGATCCTCGGGGACGGCTCCGTGAGCACGCACCGGCTCGCCGACATCGAGCCCGTGTACCGGCTGCGGCGCGCGCACCTGGAGCGGCTCGTCGTCGAGCACCTCGCGGAGGAGGGCGCGGCGGCGTGGGGCGACCCCCGCTACGCCGCCTGCGGGCGGTGCGCCGTGTGCGACGCCGAGGTGGCCGCGCACCGCGACGTGCTGCTCGTCGCCGGGCTGCGGCTGACCCAGCGGGCGCGGCTCGCCGCGGCGGGGATCACGACGATCGACGGGCTGGCGGCGTCGGACGGGCTTGTGGAGGGGATCGGGGCGGCGACGCTGACCGCGCTGCGGGAGCAGGCGGCGCTCCAGCTGGAGTCGGAGCGGGGCGACGGCGCGGTGCACGTCCCCGCCGTCCGCGTCGTCGACGCCGGCGGGCTCGCCGTCGTCCCGGAGCCGAGCGCAGGGGACGTCTTCTTCGACTTCGAGGGCGACCCGCTCTACACCGAGGGCGCCGCCACGCAGTGGGGGCTGGACTACCTGTTCGGGCTCGTCGAGGCGGACGGGACGTTCCGTGCGTGGTGGGCGCACTCGTTCGCGGAGGAGCGCGTCGCGCTGCGCGGGTTCCTCGACTACCTGCGCGAGCGCCGCGCGCAGCACCCCGACCTGCACGTCTACCACTACGCGTCGTACGAGCGGACGCACCTGCTCTCGTTGGCCGCCCGGCACGGCGTCGGCGAGGAGGAGGTCGACCAGCTGCTGCGCGAGCACGTGCTCGTGGACCTGTACCCCGTGGTGCGGCGCGCGGTGCGCGTGGGCAGCCGGTCGTACTCCATCAAGAAGCTCGAGCCGCTCTACATGGGCGACGACCTGCGCGGCGGCGACGTGCAGACGGCCGCCGCGTCGATCGAGGAGTACGCCGCCGCTCGGGACGCCGTCCTGCGGGGCGACGCCGCGCAGGGACAGAAGATGCTCGACGCCATCGCCGACTACAACGCCTACGACTGCCGCTCCACGCTGCGGCTGCGCGACTGGCTCCGGGGGCTCGCGCACGCCCACGGGGTCGTGCCGCTGGGCGCCCCCGACGACGCGCCCGGGCCGGCGGTCGACGACTCGCCCCTCGCGGACCGGCTCGCGGCGCTTGCGGGCGACCCGCTCGACCCGGACCGGTCCGCGGACCAGCGCGCGCTGGGCCTCGCGGCGGCCGCGATCGACTACCACCGGCGCGAGAGCAAGTCGTTCTGGTGGGGCCACTTCGCGCGGCTCGTCGAACCGCCGGCGGCCTGGCTCGACACGCGTGACGTGCTGCGCGTGGACGGCGTGCGCGTGGTGCGCGGCTGGACGGTCGAGGGCCGGCAGAAGAACCCGCGGCGGGTGCTCGAGCTGCGCGGCGAGTGGGCGCCGGGCTCGCGGCCGAGCACGTCCGCGAACCCCGGGCCGTACCTGCTGTACGAGCACCCCGGCCCGTACCCGAGCCCGACGGCGGACCCCGGCGCGCGCTCGGCGCTGCGCGTGCGCGTGCTGGAGGTGGTCGACGACGCGACCGTGCTGGTGGAGGAGGGGCTGCCCGGCGGCGCCGACCCGCACGACGCGGTGCCGATCGCGCTGACGCCGGCGTCGCCGCCGGACACGCGGACGCTCGCCGCCGCGGTCGCCGAGTGGGCCGCGCGCCTCGTGGACGTCGGCGGGGCGTCCGATCCCGGCGGTGGTGCGCGGTGGCCGAGGGACGCTGTCGTCGACGTGCTCCGGCGCACCCCGCCGCGCACGCGCTCCGGCGCGCTCGCGGCCGTGCTCCCGGGGCCCGGTCCGGGTGGAGACGGCGACGGCGACCACATCGCCGCCGTCGTCGCGAGCGTGCTCGACCTCGACGACTCGTACCTGGCTGTGCAGGGCCCGCCCGGGACCGGCAAGACGTACCTCGCCGCCCGCGTGATCCGCACGCTCGTCGAACGGCACCGCTGGCGGGTCGGCGTCGTCGCGCAGTCGCACGCCGTCGTCGAGAACGTCCTCGACGGCGTCGTGCGCGCCGGGCTCGACCCCGGCCTGGTGGGCAAGGAACCCTCCGACGCCGAGGCGGACGTCGCGTTCACCGCCGTGCCCCGCAAGGGGTACGCGGCGTTCGCCGACGAGCACGCGACCAGCGGCTTCGTGCTGGGCGGCACCGCGTGGGACTTCGCCGCCGCCGACCGCGTGCCCCGCCGCTCGCTCGACCTGCTCGTCGTGGACGAGGCCGGCCAGTACGCGCTGGGCACCACGATCGCGGCGTCCGTCGCGGCGCGGAACCTGTTGCTGCTCGGCGATCCGCAGCAGCTCCCGCAGGTCTCCCAGGGCACGCACCCGGAGCCGGTGGACACGTCCGCGCTCGGCTGGGTCGCGGACGGTCACGACGTGCTGCCCGCCGAGCTCGGCTACTTCCTCGCCGCGAGCCGGCGCATGCACCCCGCCGTCGCGCGGCCCGTCTCGGAGCTGTCGTACGAGGGCCGCCTGCACTCGCACGCGACCGCCTCGCAGCGCTGGCTGGAGCACGTCACCCCCGGCCTGCACCTGCGGCGCGTCCGGCACGAGGGCCGGTCCACCGCGTCGCCCGAGGAGGCCGCCGAGGTGGTCGAGATCGTGCGGTCGCTGGTCGGCAAGCGATGGGACAGCGGGGCCGGCGGGCTGCCGGTGACGTCAGCCGACGGCGGGCGGTCACTGACGCGGTCCGACGGCGGGCGCCTCCTCACCGCGGCCGACGTCGTCGTCGTCACGCCCTACAACGCGCAGGTGCAGTGCGTGCGCGAGGCGCTCGACGCGGCCGGGTTCGACGCCGCGCGCATCGGGACCGTGGACAAGTTCCAGGGGCAGGAGGCCGCCGTCGCGATCGTGAGCCTCGCCGCCTCGGACGCTGCCGAGGTGCCGCGCGGCATGGAGTTCCTCCTCATGAAGAACCGGCTCAACGTCGCGATCTCCCGTGCCCAGTGGGCCGCGTACCTCGTGTGGAGTCCGGCGCTGCTCGACCACCTGCCGGCGACGCCGCAGGCGCTCGCGCAGCTCAGCGCGTTCGCGCGGCTCGTGGGGGCGTGA
- a CDS encoding VanZ family protein, producing MRWVRWVFVLYLAAVLGLTLWPSLDQTSVPGWATSTVAALARIGIHTSVAALEALSNLVMFLPFGVLGVVLLAYARRAWSLGAVLGAVALAGFVFSGAIETTQLLIPGRVSTLQDVLLNGGGGLLGACVAAVLVARFARTGMRD from the coding sequence ATGCGCTGGGTGCGGTGGGTCTTCGTCCTGTATCTCGCGGCCGTGCTGGGCCTGACCCTGTGGCCGTCGCTCGACCAGACGTCGGTGCCCGGGTGGGCGACCTCGACGGTCGCCGCCCTGGCCCGCATCGGCATCCACACGTCGGTGGCCGCTCTCGAGGCGCTCTCGAACCTCGTGATGTTCCTGCCGTTCGGCGTGCTGGGCGTCGTGCTGCTGGCGTACGCCCGCCGGGCGTGGTCCTTGGGTGCCGTCCTCGGGGCCGTCGCGCTGGCGGGGTTCGTCTTCTCGGGCGCCATCGAGACGACGCAGCTCCTGATCCCCGGGCGGGTCTCGACGCTCCAGGACGTGCTGCTCAACGGCGGCGGCGGGCTGCTGGGGGCGTGCGTCGCTGCGGTCCTCGTGGCGCGGTTCGCGCGAACCGGCATGCGCGACTAG
- a CDS encoding histidine phosphatase family protein, giving the protein MTLTLTLVRHGQTHFNARQILQGSSNSPLTKTGREGVRTTARHLAASDFAAAYSSPSGRAVTTAVEILHHHERLPLRVDADLREYDFGTFERRPERELEAHQPWAELVPAVLAGRHPGLPHGESGAAYMARVAAAFARIVAAHDDPSAGSGRGPEVLVVGHGLTLGAYLWTVRPGPLVPLPNASVSTVRIADGRAEVVEAGLDIAGHGHLAARPAPAPLAAP; this is encoded by the coding sequence ATGACCCTCACCCTCACGCTCGTGCGCCACGGGCAGACCCACTTCAACGCACGCCAGATCCTCCAGGGATCCTCCAACTCGCCACTGACGAAGACCGGCCGGGAGGGCGTGCGCACCACCGCGCGGCACCTCGCGGCGTCCGACTTCGCGGCGGCGTACTCGTCGCCGTCGGGCCGCGCGGTGACGACGGCCGTCGAGATCCTCCACCACCACGAGCGCCTGCCGCTGCGCGTCGACGCGGACCTGCGCGAGTACGACTTCGGCACGTTCGAGCGCCGCCCGGAGCGCGAGCTGGAGGCGCACCAGCCCTGGGCCGAGCTCGTCCCGGCCGTGCTCGCGGGCCGTCACCCGGGCCTGCCGCACGGCGAGTCCGGGGCGGCGTACATGGCGCGCGTCGCCGCGGCGTTCGCCCGGATCGTCGCCGCGCACGACGACCCGTCGGCGGGCTCTGGCCGGGGTCCCGAGGTGCTCGTCGTCGGGCACGGGCTCACGCTGGGCGCCTACCTGTGGACGGTGCGGCCCGGCCCGCTGGTCCCGCTGCCGAACGCGTCGGTGTCGACGGTCCGCATCGCCGACGGCCGGGCCGAGGTGGTCGAGGCGGGCCTGGACATCGCCGGCCACGGCCACCTCGCCGCCCGCCCGGCGCCGGCGCCCCTCGCGGCGCCGTGA
- a CDS encoding helix-turn-helix transcriptional regulator, whose translation MARSSAGAGSLRPRLPGSRARLRAVRADGTPVYRFDGVPGVPPVAVVRFGGTPHEDGELPEHRHAHDFHVLIYVEAGDGEAGGGEAGGGEAGGGEAGGGAGGDLRIDGVVQPLRAGEAITVPPGHVVGVGRHQPDGSRAWAVSFLPDAVPALAGVPPVAWAGHPLLAAFDDVRRVVVPPERGAAWVGLLAELHAETTDPSRPGADAAARAVLTRLLVDLARLAPAGAAGPGGGSGVADPLVQRVLAVVEARFAEPVSTGSVARELGYTAGHLTTVMRERTGRTVLDWLTERRMAEARRLLAETDLPLGVIAARTGFRDAAYLTRRFRAWHGTTPLAWRRGATSG comes from the coding sequence ATGGCACGTTCGTCGGCCGGTGCCGGGTCGCTGCGCCCGCGGCTGCCCGGGTCGCGCGCCCGCCTGCGCGCCGTGCGCGCCGACGGCACGCCCGTCTACCGGTTCGACGGCGTCCCCGGCGTGCCACCCGTCGCCGTCGTCCGGTTCGGCGGCACGCCCCACGAGGACGGCGAGCTGCCCGAGCACCGCCACGCGCACGACTTCCACGTGCTCATCTATGTCGAGGCGGGCGACGGCGAGGCGGGCGGCGGCGAGGCGGGCGGCGGCGAGGCGGGCGGCGGCGAGGCGGGCGGCGGGGCCGGTGGCGACCTGCGGATCGACGGCGTCGTCCAGCCGCTGCGCGCGGGCGAGGCGATCACGGTGCCGCCGGGTCACGTCGTCGGCGTCGGGCGGCACCAGCCCGACGGGTCGCGGGCGTGGGCCGTGTCGTTCCTGCCCGACGCCGTGCCGGCGCTCGCGGGCGTGCCGCCCGTGGCCTGGGCCGGCCACCCGCTGCTCGCGGCGTTCGACGACGTGCGCCGCGTCGTCGTGCCGCCGGAGCGCGGCGCGGCGTGGGTGGGGCTGCTCGCCGAGCTTCACGCCGAGACGACGGACCCGTCGCGGCCCGGGGCCGACGCCGCCGCGCGGGCCGTGCTGACGCGCCTGCTCGTGGACCTCGCACGGCTCGCTCCCGCGGGGGCCGCGGGGCCCGGTGGCGGGTCGGGCGTCGCGGACCCGCTCGTGCAGCGCGTGCTCGCCGTCGTCGAGGCCCGGTTCGCGGAGCCCGTGTCGACGGGGTCGGTGGCGCGCGAGCTCGGGTACACGGCCGGGCACCTGACCACGGTGATGCGCGAGCGGACGGGCCGGACGGTGCTCGACTGGCTCACCGAGCGGCGCATGGCCGAGGCGCGGCGGCTGCTCGCGGAGACGGACCTGCCGCTGGGCGTGATCGCCGCGCGGACCGGGTTCCGGGATGCGGCCTACCTGACCCGGCGGTTCCGCGCCTGGCACGGGACGACGCCCCTGGCGTGGCGGCGGGGTGCGACGAGCGGCTGA
- a CDS encoding GlxA family transcriptional regulator: MAEPDAGRLRRVAVLVLDGAKPLDVGIPAQVFTTRPSMPFEVRVCGPAPGLVTGGDGLSYHVAHGLDALAWADIVFIPGYRRPDQEDPPAAVVAALVAAHARGARLAAISTGAFALAATGLLDGRRATTHWHYTRALATRYPQIRVDENVLFVDEGSVLTSAGAASGIDLCLHVLRGELGVAAANHAARRLVAAPYRSGGQAQYVPRSVPEPLGERFAATREWVLHHLADPLTLDDLARHAAVSPRTFSRQFVADTGYTPLQWVMRARVDAARELLELSQRSVEQVASDVGLGTGANLRLHFQRILGTSPSEYRRTFARGE, translated from the coding sequence GTGGCGGAGCCCGACGCCGGCCGCCTGCGGCGCGTCGCCGTCCTCGTGCTCGACGGCGCCAAGCCGCTCGACGTCGGCATCCCCGCCCAGGTGTTCACGACCCGGCCGAGCATGCCCTTCGAGGTGCGCGTCTGCGGGCCGGCGCCCGGCCTCGTCACGGGTGGCGACGGGCTCTCGTACCACGTCGCGCACGGGCTCGACGCGCTCGCCTGGGCCGACATCGTCTTCATCCCCGGGTACCGCAGACCGGACCAGGAGGACCCGCCTGCCGCCGTCGTCGCCGCGCTCGTCGCCGCCCACGCCCGGGGTGCGCGGCTCGCCGCCATCTCCACGGGTGCCTTCGCGCTCGCCGCGACCGGGCTGCTCGACGGTCGCCGCGCGACCACGCACTGGCACTACACGCGGGCGCTCGCCACCCGCTATCCACAGATCCGGGTGGACGAGAACGTGCTGTTCGTCGACGAGGGCAGCGTGCTCACCTCGGCCGGGGCGGCGTCGGGCATCGACCTGTGCCTGCACGTGCTGCGCGGCGAGCTGGGCGTCGCCGCCGCCAACCACGCGGCCCGGCGGCTCGTCGCGGCGCCCTACCGCAGCGGCGGCCAGGCGCAGTACGTGCCGCGCAGCGTGCCCGAGCCGCTCGGCGAGCGGTTCGCCGCGACGCGCGAGTGGGTGCTGCACCACCTCGCCGACCCGCTCACGCTCGACGACCTCGCCCGGCACGCGGCCGTGTCGCCGCGCACGTTCTCCCGGCAGTTCGTCGCGGACACCGGGTACACGCCGCTCCAGTGGGTCATGCGGGCGCGCGTCGACGCGGCACGTGAGCTCCTCGAGCTCTCGCAGCGCAGCGTCGAGCAGGTCGCCTCCGACGTCGGGCTGGGGACGGGCGCGAACCTCCGGCTGCACTTCCAGCGCATCCTCGGGACGTCGCCCAGCGAGTACCGGAGGACGTTCGCGCGCGGCGAGTAG
- a CDS encoding PadR family transcriptional regulator — MNPDHAQHLQELRRGTVVLACLIRLRTPGYGYALLETLTADGLDVDANTLYPLLRRLEKQGLVTSEWNTDEARPRKFYTTSSAGTELAAVLTADWDQLDAALRRLREGA, encoded by the coding sequence ATGAACCCGGATCACGCACAGCATCTGCAGGAGCTGCGGCGCGGCACCGTCGTGCTCGCGTGCCTGATCCGGCTCCGCACGCCCGGCTACGGGTACGCGCTGCTCGAGACGCTCACTGCCGACGGCCTCGACGTCGACGCCAACACGCTCTACCCGCTGCTGCGCCGGCTCGAGAAGCAGGGCCTGGTGACCAGCGAGTGGAACACCGACGAGGCCAGGCCGCGCAAGTTCTACACGACGTCGTCGGCGGGCACCGAGCTCGCCGCCGTCCTCACCGCCGACTGGGACCAGCTGGACGCCGCCCTGCGCCGGCTGCGGGAAGGAGCCTGA